In Telopea speciosissima isolate NSW1024214 ecotype Mountain lineage unplaced genomic scaffold, Tspe_v1 Tspe_v1.0605, whole genome shotgun sequence, the following are encoded in one genomic region:
- the LOC122648221 gene encoding uncharacterized protein LOC122648221: MVALHCDGSLSDDKAGFGGLIRDDSGDPLAAFAGIGEDLSVLSMEFMAIYRGISLCVDKGFYDVSMRSDSKLAVDILNGVITGPWQILTLKSKIHIKARLLRSKEFIHVWREQNQPADFMASIPTDPSGILWEPESFPPELAILIKQDKEIVTYYRM; encoded by the coding sequence atggttgctctccattgtgatgggtctctttcagATGACAAGGCAGGCTTTGGGGGTCTCATTCGTGATGATAGTGGGGATCCCTTAGCTGCCTTTGCTGGCATAGGGGAAGATCTTTCGGTGCTGTCCATGGAGTTCATGGCTATTTACAGAGGAATTTCCCTTTGCGTTGATAAGGGCTTTTATGATGTCTCTATGAGGTCGGATTCAAAGTTGGCCGTCGATATTTTGAATGGAGTGATTACTGGGCCTTGGCAAATCCTAACTTTGAAAAGTAAGATCCACATAAAGGCAAGGCTGCTTAGGTCTAAAGAATTCATTCATGTGTGGAGAGAACAGAATCAGCCTGCAGATTTCATGGCCTCCATCCCTACAGACCCTTCTGGAATTCTTTGGGAGCCTGAGTCCTTCCCTCCGGAGCTAGCGATTCTCATAAAGCAAGATAAGGAGATTGTAACCTATTATAGGATGTAG